In one window of Ferrovum sp. PN-J185 DNA:
- a CDS encoding MFS transporter: MKTKVTMTSTERRATLSLASVFALRMLGMFIILPVFALYAAHLPGGDNKTLVGLAMGGYGLTQALLQIPLGWLSDRVGRKPVIMGGLVVFALGSFVAATAHNIEWIIVGRMVQGAGAISSAIIAMTADLTRIEQRTKAMAMIGVTIGMTFSASMIIAPFLEPRIGVSGIFAMTGILALLAIGMVYWVTPNPQHHTPARGTWDAIKTVLGHAELLRLDWGIFVLHGSLMAMFVVVPQALVQTGFKAMDHWKLYLPVMIGSFILMIPGVALSHGKHRKSVFLAAIAVLLLSEVILWVGINSFFGIVTALFVFFTGFNMLEASLPSFITTIAPPDIKGAASGVYSSIQFMGTFVGASVAGVLARFYGPTSVPLFCVMLMVTWLVVALPMKIKAGHE; the protein is encoded by the coding sequence ATGAAAACAAAAGTTACTATGACATCTACAGAACGCCGAGCGACATTAAGTTTAGCTAGTGTATTTGCACTACGCATGCTCGGTATGTTTATCATTCTACCTGTATTTGCTCTCTATGCGGCGCATCTTCCTGGTGGAGACAATAAAACATTGGTGGGGTTGGCCATGGGAGGCTATGGATTGACGCAAGCCCTATTACAAATTCCACTGGGTTGGCTGTCTGATCGGGTGGGCAGAAAACCAGTCATTATGGGCGGGTTAGTGGTATTTGCGCTGGGTAGTTTTGTGGCAGCCACAGCGCATAATATTGAGTGGATTATTGTCGGTCGTATGGTACAAGGAGCAGGGGCTATTTCCTCAGCGATTATTGCTATGACTGCTGATTTGACACGTATTGAACAACGCACCAAAGCCATGGCTATGATTGGTGTAACAATTGGCATGACCTTTAGTGCGTCAATGATTATTGCGCCTTTTCTTGAGCCACGCATTGGTGTTTCAGGCATTTTCGCTATGACGGGTATATTGGCGCTGTTAGCCATAGGTATGGTGTATTGGGTGACGCCTAATCCGCAGCACCATACGCCTGCTCGTGGTACATGGGATGCTATTAAAACAGTATTAGGTCATGCTGAGTTATTGCGCTTAGATTGGGGTATTTTTGTTTTGCACGGTTCTCTCATGGCCATGTTCGTAGTGGTCCCACAAGCCTTAGTACAAACTGGTTTTAAAGCCATGGATCACTGGAAGTTATATCTACCTGTGATGATTGGTTCGTTTATTTTGATGATTCCGGGTGTGGCCCTGTCTCATGGTAAACATCGTAAAAGCGTTTTTTTAGCAGCCATTGCGGTATTATTGCTTTCTGAGGTGATTTTGTGGGTGGGGATCAATAGTTTCTTCGGTATTGTGACAGCATTATTTGTTTTTTTTACAGGATTTAATATGCTGGAAGCAAGCCTGCCTTCGTTTATTACTACCATTGCGCCACCAGATATTAAAGGTGCGGCATCGGGGGTATATAGCTCAATTCAGTTTATGGGAACATTTGTGGGGGCCTCTGTGGCTGGCGTATTAGCTAGGTTCTATGGCCCTACAAGCGTGCCATTGTTTTGTGTAATGTTAATGGTGACCTGGTTGGTAGTAGCACTACCCATGAAAATCAAAGCCGGTCATGAATAA
- the ssb gene encoding single-stranded DNA-binding protein, producing the protein MASVNKVILVGNLGRDPEVRYSTDGAAIANISVATTDVWKDKNGDKQEKTEWHRVAFFGRLAEIAGEYLKKGSQVYLEGRLQTRKWQDKEGQERYTTEVIADRMQMLGGRSNMSGGPSSEPPMDMGMDNGASQSGGVKAATKFDDFADDIPF; encoded by the coding sequence ATGGCATCAGTAAATAAAGTAATTTTAGTTGGTAACTTAGGGCGTGATCCTGAGGTGCGTTATTCCACAGACGGCGCAGCCATTGCTAACATTAGTGTGGCAACAACCGATGTTTGGAAAGATAAGAACGGTGACAAACAAGAAAAAACTGAATGGCATCGTGTGGCTTTTTTTGGTCGTCTAGCAGAAATCGCTGGTGAGTACCTTAAAAAAGGCTCGCAAGTGTATCTTGAGGGGCGTCTACAGACTCGTAAGTGGCAGGATAAAGAAGGGCAAGAGCGCTACACCACTGAAGTGATTGCAGATCGTATGCAAATGTTGGGTGGACGCTCTAATATGTCTGGTGGTCCCTCAAGTGAACCACCTATGGATATGGGCATGGATAATGGCGCATCTCAAAGTGGTGGTGTCAAAGCGGCGACAAAATTCGATGATTTTGCTGATGACATTCCATTTTAA
- a CDS encoding ExbD/TolR family protein, whose amino-acid sequence MAIRLKDNDASPMISINTTPLIDVMLVLLIMLIITIPVELHSINMDTPDNATVSPSSTEQIVTIVINATNQFEIDHVVLSQDELDRRLLALSKSPTQPEIHITPNSNAQFNSLAHLLATAQNLKLTKIGIDDGSE is encoded by the coding sequence ATGGCTATTCGCTTAAAAGATAACGACGCTTCTCCCATGATCAGTATCAACACCACACCCTTGATTGATGTGATGTTGGTGTTACTCATCATGTTGATCATTACCATCCCGGTTGAATTACATTCTATTAACATGGATACGCCAGACAACGCGACTGTTAGTCCCTCTTCTACTGAACAAATAGTGACAATTGTTATTAACGCCACTAATCAATTTGAAATTGATCACGTAGTGCTCTCTCAGGATGAGTTGGATAGACGTTTATTAGCCTTATCTAAATCACCCACACAACCTGAAATTCACATTACCCCCAATAGCAATGCGCAATTTAATAGTCTTGCTCATCTACTGGCCACAGCACAAAATCTTAAACTAACTAAAATCGGTATTGACGATGGCAGCGAGTAA
- a CDS encoding ExbD/TolR family protein — protein sequence MAKRHNARVIIMAIDFNDQEDDDIIASINTTPLVDVMLVLLIIFLITIPVVVHTHRVVLPKESTTKEVFAPQDINLAITNQGQVYWQDQPISESLLTTKLKTIDPKLIHILIRADEHTPYHFIRSVLHQCRSAGIEKIEFITEPAHH from the coding sequence GTGGCAAAGCGCCACAACGCTAGAGTAATCATTATGGCCATTGATTTTAATGATCAAGAGGATGATGACATCATCGCTAGTATTAATACCACCCCCTTGGTAGATGTGATGTTAGTGTTGTTGATTATTTTCTTAATCACCATTCCCGTTGTAGTGCATACCCACCGCGTGGTATTGCCTAAAGAAAGCACTACTAAAGAAGTGTTTGCGCCGCAAGATATTAATCTTGCCATTACTAATCAAGGTCAGGTGTACTGGCAAGATCAACCCATCAGTGAAAGCCTATTAACAACCAAATTAAAAACCATTGATCCTAAATTGATTCATATACTAATTCGCGCCGATGAGCATACTCCCTATCATTTTATTAGGTCAGTACTACATCAATGTCGTAGCGCTGGTATTGAAAAAATTGAATTTATTACAGAACCGGCCCATCACTAA
- a CDS encoding MotA/TolQ/ExbB proton channel family protein — MYQKKRYFYLLQLLGLLILNQFFAVTEALAADTPPTNALTNPYGLDALWANGDWIARGTLLILLIMSMASWYMLVVKLLEQNRLFRCSLDAKKAFWQQTLNTQSLAQLPVDSAYYFLAQSGIHAKEDYQGQLMAHIPLNTWLENNLNQAFDQVQARLQIGLALLGTVGSTAPFIGLFGTVWGIYHALTAIGIAGQASIDKVAGPVGEALIMTAIGLAVAVPAVLIYNWLLRRNKNAMADLHAFANDLEKTLLGGKAPQR, encoded by the coding sequence ATGTACCAGAAAAAAAGATATTTTTATTTATTACAATTACTCGGATTATTAATACTGAATCAATTTTTTGCTGTTACTGAAGCCCTAGCAGCTGACACGCCACCCACCAATGCCCTCACCAACCCTTATGGATTAGATGCACTGTGGGCTAATGGTGACTGGATAGCGCGTGGGACATTACTCATTTTGTTAATTATGTCGATGGCCAGTTGGTATATGTTAGTGGTCAAGTTACTCGAACAAAATCGTTTGTTTCGCTGTAGTCTAGATGCCAAAAAAGCCTTTTGGCAACAGACACTCAACACTCAATCTTTGGCACAACTACCCGTTGACTCTGCTTATTATTTTCTGGCGCAATCAGGAATTCATGCCAAAGAGGACTATCAAGGTCAATTAATGGCACATATCCCCTTGAATACCTGGCTCGAAAACAATCTCAACCAAGCTTTTGATCAAGTGCAAGCGCGTTTACAAATTGGTTTAGCACTACTCGGTACAGTGGGCTCCACGGCACCTTTCATTGGTTTATTTGGTACGGTGTGGGGTATTTATCATGCTCTAACTGCCATCGGTATAGCAGGACAAGCCTCCATTGATAAGGTAGCAGGCCCTGTGGGAGAGGCACTAATCATGACTGCCATTGGTCTGGCGGTAGCAGTCCCTGCCGTATTAATTTATAACTGGCTTCTTAGACGCAACAAAAATGCCATGGCTGACTTACACGCCTTTGCCAATGATCTAGAAAAAACACTATTAGGTGGCAAAGCGCCACAACGCTAG
- a CDS encoding energy transducer TonB, producing MATLSPTPINNKTTGLLLVVLVHLVILWGLIKQTGHIHLRDHKIVVQTLILSPETAPHHISVSPPITAQKKVIKSTPNKVQPQAPIAPHKTLSAPINQPPAPSLPTTKAEQSPPSNHSATTHKTTNPTIDTHYPCAAPSYPSSARRNGEQGTVLLSFLINETGQVENSKVLQSSGSSALDNAALNALSQCHFKPATEDGHAVAIRVTIPYVWRLN from the coding sequence ATGGCCACTCTTAGCCCCACACCAATTAATAACAAAACAACAGGTTTGTTGCTGGTGGTATTGGTTCATCTTGTTATCTTGTGGGGTTTAATCAAACAAACAGGTCACATCCATTTACGGGATCATAAAATTGTTGTACAAACGCTTATTCTGTCACCTGAAACAGCGCCTCATCACATCAGTGTGTCACCACCCATAACAGCCCAAAAAAAGGTAATTAAATCAACTCCAAATAAGGTGCAACCACAGGCGCCCATAGCGCCTCACAAAACCCTATCAGCACCGATTAATCAGCCTCCCGCACCGTCACTACCAACGACTAAAGCAGAACAATCACCGCCATCTAACCACAGTGCCACAACACATAAAACAACCAACCCAACCATTGATACTCACTATCCTTGCGCAGCACCGAGTTACCCATCCAGCGCTAGAAGAAATGGGGAACAAGGAACGGTATTATTGAGTTTTTTGATTAACGAAACAGGGCAAGTTGAAAACAGTAAAGTGTTACAATCTAGTGGCTCAAGCGCACTTGATAACGCAGCACTCAATGCCCTTAGTCAATGCCACTTCAAACCTGCTACAGAAGATGGGCATGCTGTGGCAATTAGAGTGACAATTCCCTATGTATGGCGCTTAAATTAA
- the pgi gene encoding glucose-6-phosphate isomerase: MKNTLINQSQPWLSLNASSVNQQIKLPLLFEHEPTRLDTYQLSVLGISLNYAYQAVDQTVLSQLTQLLTESGFAHEQARLFAGEEVNFTENRAALHMALRHQHPQATTWPEGIQQEVHHELARLEALTYQFGQGELKGFSGATLNAIVNLGIGGSDLGPKMVVSALEHLPRLTAETHFIANPDPWALKKLLNQLNAHKTLFILSSKSLSTVETLENYFSICDWLRSQGCQEEQLAAHFVVVTSSQDKARQLGFSDNRLFAMWDHIGGRYSLWSAIGLSIALTYGWSTFTELLHGAAQMDKHFYHAPPHENLPIMLALLAIYNRNFLHKDNHLMALYDGRLSYFTEFIQQLDMESNGKHVNKWGERIDYGTSPLVWGGLGINGQHAYYQAIHQGRLNTTVDFIAVKQDSLATLPRFEQHQTLIHHSMMAQARAMALGRSMRATRERLIKEGYSEPQLSQLAPHRCFAGGTTSNVIWLDHLDAKTLGALIAAYEHKIFTQSVIWQINPFDQWGVELGKTLLTDLSTR; the protein is encoded by the coding sequence ATGAAAAATACATTGATTAATCAGAGTCAACCATGGCTTTCTTTAAATGCCTCATCAGTCAATCAACAGATAAAGCTTCCTCTTCTTTTTGAACATGAGCCAACGCGTTTAGATACCTACCAGTTAAGTGTACTGGGTATTAGCTTAAATTATGCTTATCAAGCAGTGGATCAAACGGTGTTGTCGCAGCTCACTCAATTATTGACTGAGTCAGGTTTTGCTCATGAACAAGCGCGTTTATTTGCCGGAGAAGAGGTTAATTTTACCGAGAACCGCGCTGCTCTACATATGGCCTTAAGGCATCAACATCCTCAAGCTACGACTTGGCCTGAGGGCATACAACAGGAAGTGCATCACGAATTAGCACGCTTAGAGGCATTGACCTATCAATTTGGGCAAGGGGAGCTTAAGGGGTTTTCTGGTGCAACACTCAATGCAATAGTGAATTTAGGAATAGGTGGGTCAGACCTTGGACCTAAGATGGTGGTCTCAGCCCTGGAGCATTTACCCCGCTTGACCGCAGAGACGCACTTTATTGCTAACCCCGACCCTTGGGCGTTAAAAAAACTACTTAATCAATTAAATGCACATAAAACTTTATTTATTCTTTCTTCCAAATCATTAAGCACAGTAGAAACTTTAGAAAATTATTTTTCTATATGTGATTGGTTGCGCTCTCAAGGATGTCAAGAAGAGCAATTGGCAGCACATTTTGTGGTGGTGACGTCTAGTCAAGACAAAGCACGGCAGTTAGGTTTTTCTGATAACAGGCTGTTTGCTATGTGGGACCATATTGGCGGTAGATATTCATTGTGGTCAGCCATAGGCTTATCCATCGCACTGACCTATGGTTGGTCAACTTTTACCGAATTACTGCATGGTGCAGCACAAATGGATAAGCATTTTTATCATGCTCCCCCCCATGAAAACTTACCGATTATGCTCGCTTTACTGGCAATTTATAATCGTAACTTCTTACATAAAGACAATCATTTAATGGCGCTTTATGATGGCCGTTTAAGTTATTTTACTGAGTTTATTCAGCAGTTGGATATGGAATCCAACGGAAAACATGTTAATAAATGGGGTGAAAGGATTGATTATGGAACGAGCCCTTTAGTATGGGGGGGCTTAGGTATTAATGGTCAACATGCTTACTATCAAGCTATTCATCAAGGTCGATTAAATACCACAGTAGATTTTATTGCAGTTAAACAAGATTCTCTAGCTACACTTCCTCGTTTTGAACAACATCAAACACTAATTCATCACAGTATGATGGCCCAAGCACGCGCCATGGCCTTAGGGCGATCTATGAGGGCTACCCGTGAGCGGTTAATAAAAGAAGGATACAGTGAGCCGCAGCTTTCACAGTTAGCTCCTCATCGTTGCTTTGCCGGGGGTACAACCAGCAATGTCATTTGGTTAGACCATCTTGATGCAAAAACCTTAGGAGCATTGATTGCTGCTTATGAACATAAGATATTTACCCAATCTGTTATTTGGCAAATCAATCCTTTTGATCAGTGGGGAGTGGAATTGGGTAAAACATTGCTGACTGATTTGTCGACACGTTAA
- the aspS gene encoding aspartate--tRNA ligase produces the protein MRTNYCGLIDDQYLDQTVTVQGWAHRRRDHGGVIFIDLRDREGLLQVVVDPDNITAFKQAEQIRSEFVLSISGKVRRRPEGTVNSSLKSGAIELLAHNIEVLNGSLPPPFQIDDEYISEPVRLEYRYLDLRRPMMQHNFKLRYRAALTVRNYLDKLGFIDIETPMLTKSTPEGARDYLVPSRIHDGQFFALPQSPQLFKQLLMVSGFDRYYQITKCFRDEDLRADRQPEFTQVDIETSFLNEEEIMTLMEGLVRHLFTETIQVDLPNPFPRMSWHEAMFRFGSDKPDLRIPLEFTELTDVMRRVDFKVFRAAADLKDGRVVALNIPGGATLSRKEIDDYTQFVGIYGAKGLAYIKVNDKAALNETGLQSPIIKFLTTDVLQDIITRTGANNGDLIFFGADRAKVVNDAMGALRLKIGHERGLSQGGWRPLWVVDFPMFEYDDEENRWVALHHPFTAPKDGHEDFLTTDPGQALAKAYDVVLNGWEIGGGSVRIHREEIQSKVFRALNIGPEEAQTKFGFLLKALQYGAPPHGGIAFGFDRLTAMMTGAEQIRDVIAFPKTQRAQCLLTQAPSNVDEKQLRELHIKLR, from the coding sequence ATGCGTACTAACTATTGTGGTCTGATTGATGACCAATATCTTGATCAAACTGTAACAGTACAAGGGTGGGCTCATCGCCGCCGTGACCATGGTGGCGTCATTTTTATTGATCTACGTGATCGTGAAGGACTGCTCCAAGTGGTGGTTGACCCAGATAACATTACTGCCTTTAAACAAGCTGAGCAGATCCGCAGTGAATTTGTCTTATCCATTAGCGGTAAAGTTCGTCGCCGCCCCGAAGGAACAGTTAACTCATCACTAAAAAGCGGTGCCATAGAGTTACTAGCACACAATATTGAAGTGCTAAATGGTTCTCTCCCACCGCCATTCCAAATTGATGATGAATATATTTCTGAACCCGTACGTCTGGAGTATCGCTATTTAGATTTAAGACGGCCAATGATGCAACACAATTTTAAATTACGTTATCGAGCAGCACTCACTGTTCGTAATTATTTAGACAAGCTTGGATTTATTGATATTGAAACACCAATGCTAACTAAATCCACTCCTGAGGGAGCGCGTGATTATTTAGTACCTAGCCGCATTCATGATGGTCAGTTTTTTGCCTTACCTCAATCACCGCAATTATTTAAACAATTGTTAATGGTGTCAGGCTTTGATCGTTACTATCAAATCACCAAATGTTTTAGAGATGAAGATTTACGTGCTGATCGCCAACCTGAATTTACGCAAGTGGATATTGAAACCTCATTCTTAAATGAAGAGGAAATCATGACCCTCATGGAAGGATTAGTGCGCCATCTGTTCACAGAAACGATTCAAGTGGATTTACCCAATCCCTTCCCACGCATGAGTTGGCATGAAGCCATGTTCCGCTTCGGCTCTGATAAACCTGATTTACGTATTCCTTTAGAGTTTACTGAACTCACTGATGTGATGAGGAGAGTAGATTTTAAAGTCTTTCGTGCCGCAGCAGATTTAAAAGATGGTCGTGTTGTAGCACTCAATATCCCAGGTGGTGCTACTTTATCTCGTAAAGAGATCGATGACTATACACAATTCGTTGGTATTTATGGTGCCAAAGGATTGGCCTATATCAAAGTGAATGACAAAGCAGCTCTCAATGAAACTGGTCTGCAGTCTCCCATCATTAAGTTCTTAACCACCGATGTGTTGCAAGACATTATTACGCGCACAGGTGCTAATAATGGTGATTTAATATTCTTTGGTGCTGATCGCGCTAAGGTAGTCAATGATGCCATGGGCGCACTGCGCTTAAAAATTGGTCATGAAAGAGGTTTATCGCAAGGTGGATGGCGTCCTCTGTGGGTAGTAGATTTCCCCATGTTTGAATATGATGATGAAGAAAATCGTTGGGTAGCACTGCATCATCCTTTCACGGCACCAAAAGATGGTCATGAGGATTTCCTGACAACTGATCCAGGTCAAGCGTTAGCTAAGGCGTATGATGTGGTATTAAATGGTTGGGAGATTGGCGGTGGATCAGTACGTATTCATCGTGAAGAAATCCAATCTAAAGTGTTTAGAGCGCTAAATATTGGTCCAGAGGAAGCACAAACTAAATTTGGCTTTTTATTAAAAGCGCTTCAATATGGCGCGCCCCCCCATGGTGGCATTGCCTTTGGCTTTGATCGACTAACAGCCATGATGACAGGAGCAGAACAAATTCGCGATGTGATTGCCTTCCCTAAAACTCAACGCGCTCAATGCTTATTAACTCAAGCGCCAAGCAATGTTGATGAGAAACAACTAAGAGAGCTACATATTAAACTGCGTTAA
- a CDS encoding DUF502 domain-containing protein — protein MKRYFLTGIVVLIPVVITIWVIRLVVTTLDQSFDILPIEWRPETLVGSHIPGLGVVAALLIIILTGAIATNLLGRKLLDMLDEVLGKIPLVKSIYTGVKQVSDTLFSSSGQAFRQVLLVRYPHQEVWTIAFQTGVPTLSIAQQLNEPHVNVYVPTTPNPTSGFFLMVPKRHTIELDMSVDMALKYIISMGVVDPATHAKTSPQSTHQPN, from the coding sequence ATGAAACGCTATTTTCTAACCGGGATTGTGGTACTTATTCCAGTGGTCATCACCATCTGGGTCATCCGTCTTGTTGTCACAACGCTCGATCAGAGCTTTGATATTCTGCCCATTGAGTGGCGTCCAGAAACCTTGGTGGGATCACATATCCCAGGGCTTGGGGTAGTGGCTGCATTACTGATCATCATTCTTACAGGAGCCATTGCCACCAATTTGTTAGGGCGTAAATTACTGGATATGTTGGATGAGGTGTTAGGTAAAATCCCACTGGTAAAAAGTATTTACACAGGTGTTAAACAAGTCAGTGACACACTGTTTTCAAGTTCAGGACAAGCCTTTCGTCAAGTGTTGTTAGTGCGCTATCCGCATCAAGAAGTGTGGACCATTGCCTTTCAAACAGGTGTTCCCACACTTAGCATTGCTCAGCAGTTAAATGAACCCCATGTTAATGTCTATGTTCCCACTACCCCTAACCCTACCTCAGGCTTCTTTTTAATGGTGCCTAAAAGGCATACCATTGAGCTCGATATGAGTGTTGACATGGCATTAAAATACATTATTTCTATGGGGGTGGTAGATCCGGCGACTCACGCCAAAACCTCTCCCCAATCAACTCACCAACCTAATTAA
- a CDS encoding FmdB family zinc ribbon protein translates to MPLYEYRCQSCGKSTEILQKMSDPPKTLCPHCGEEALTKLVSAAGFQLKGSGWYVTDFRGQGSKSSSSPAKSPSSEATSSATSTTSNTTSNSNNS, encoded by the coding sequence ATGCCTTTATATGAATACCGTTGCCAATCCTGTGGCAAATCAACCGAAATTTTACAAAAAATGTCAGACCCACCCAAAACCCTCTGTCCGCATTGTGGTGAGGAGGCTCTGACCAAACTCGTTAGCGCTGCCGGCTTTCAATTGAAAGGCTCAGGCTGGTATGTTACTGACTTTCGTGGTCAGGGCAGCAAGAGCTCATCAAGCCCTGCAAAAAGCCCGTCCTCCGAGGCTACGAGTAGTGCTACTAGCACGACCAGCAACACCACCAGTAACAGTAATAACTCATAA